The Streptomyces aurantiacus genome includes a region encoding these proteins:
- the pulA gene encoding pullulanase-type alpha-1,6-glucosidase, translated as MIPRWPAPWVRRSAQRRRVAAVAVAALAAALVQPFAARAAAPPAPPSDAALAKTPARNDLTREQFYFVLPDRFANGDTSNDRGGLTGSRLDTGYDPTDKGFYQGGDLKGLTKKLDYIKGLGTTAIWMAPLFKNQPVQGTGKDASAGYHGYWITDFTQVDPHFGTNADLERLIDKAHAKGMKVFFDVITNHTADVVDYKEKTYGYLSKGAFPYLTKDGEPFDDADHADGTRDFPKTDDDSFPRTPVVPAAKKNVKVPSWLNDTSMYHNRGDSTFAGENSTYGDFSGLDDLWTERPEVVRGMERIYQRWVRDFDIDGFRIDTVKHVNTEFWTQWATALDAYAAKQGRDDFFMFGEVYSADTSITSPYVTEGRLDSTLDFPFQDAARAYVSQGGSAKRLASVFGDDYKYTTDKANAYEQVTFLGNHDMGRIGTFLKQDDPKASDAELVKKDRLANELMFLGRGNPVVYYGDEQGFTGAGGDKDARQTMFASKTADYLDDDELGTDRTHAEDAYDTSAPLYRRISALAKLRKDNPALADGIQTERYAADGAGVYAFSRTDAKSGIEYVVAVNNADRAKEATFATGSADMTFRGTYGTDGTDKSLRSGSDKKVTVTVPARSSVVYKAAGRPDAPGDRPTVTLKAPAEGATGTVELTADVDGGHLARVVFAAQVGNGRWKTLGSADHAPYKVTQVVGDDVPAGTALRYKAVVIDSAGRTASGTAASTTGTPPAEEIPTASSREYAVVHYKRADGDYTDWRLYAWGDIADGETTTWPDGHDFVGRDAYGAFAYVKLKPGASNVSFLVIDKDGNKDVSADRTIDVTRTGEVWVEQGKEAVRTERPDADYPSPDKSKAVLHYHRADGKYDGWGLHTWAGAANPTDWSKPLQPVRTDAYGAVFEVPLAEGATSLSYILHKGDEKDLPTDQSLDLTANGHEVWLLSGQEKYLLPQPAGSAAALDLTTSKAVWIDRNTVAWNGDEAAASTQLLYSRMGTIEVEDGTLTSDDERWLRLGRTTLTDAQKARFPHLKAYTAWSVDPRDRDRVREALHGQLVASQRAANGAVSAATGVQIAGVLDDLYGSATKADLGPAFTKGRPTLSVWAPTAQDVKLEIGDKGASARTVPMKRDGATGVWSVSGPGSWKNKAYRYVVKVWAPSVREVVTNKVTDPYSVALTANSTRSLVVDLDDRALAPGGWSGLKKPKAVPLKDAQIQELHIRDFSVEDKTVPAKEKGTYLAFTDKNSAGSRHLKKLAASGTSYVHLLPAFDIATIPERKADQAATGCDLASYAADSDQQQECVAKTAAKDAYNWGYDPYHYTVPEGSYATDPDGTDRTVEFRKMVRSLNEDGLRVVMDVVYNHTTASGQADTSVLDKVVPGYYQRLLADGGVATSTCCANTAPENAMMGKLVVDSIVTWAKDYKVDGFRFDLMGHHPKANILAVRKALDALTPAKDGVDGKKIVLYGEGWNFGEIADDARFVQATQKNMAGTGIATFSDRARDAVRGGGPFDEDPGVQGFASGLYTDPNSSKGNGTPAEQKARLLHYQDLIKVGLSGNLAHYGFTDTSGKKVKGSEVDYNGAPAGYADAPGDALAYVDAHDNESLFDALAFKLPKDTPAADRARMQVLAMATATLSQGPALSQAGTDLLRSKSLDRNSYDSGDWFNAVHWDCRDGNGFGRGLPPAADNGTKWPYGKPLLTSAGLKVGCPQIEGAAAAYRDLLRIRTTEGDFGLGSAEQVQSKLSFPLSGADETPGVITMELGDLVVVFNATPGTREQRVTDLKGTAYELHPVQAGGADPAVKSASYEPASGTFAVPGRTVAVFSRTS; from the coding sequence GTGATACCGAGATGGCCGGCGCCCTGGGTGCGCCGTTCCGCGCAGCGCAGACGAGTCGCGGCCGTCGCCGTGGCCGCTCTCGCGGCAGCGCTCGTCCAGCCCTTCGCCGCCCGCGCGGCCGCCCCGCCCGCACCCCCGTCGGACGCGGCGCTGGCCAAGACGCCCGCCCGCAACGACCTGACCCGCGAGCAGTTCTACTTCGTCCTGCCCGACCGTTTCGCCAACGGCGACACGTCGAACGACAGGGGTGGCCTCACCGGCTCCCGCCTCGACACCGGGTACGACCCCACCGACAAGGGCTTCTACCAGGGCGGTGACCTCAAGGGCCTGACGAAGAAGCTCGACTACATCAAGGGGCTCGGCACCACCGCCATCTGGATGGCGCCGCTCTTCAAGAACCAGCCCGTTCAGGGCACCGGCAAGGACGCATCGGCCGGCTACCACGGCTACTGGATCACCGACTTCACGCAGGTCGACCCGCACTTCGGCACGAACGCGGACCTCGAAAGGCTCATCGACAAGGCCCACGCCAAGGGCATGAAGGTCTTCTTCGACGTCATCACCAACCACACGGCCGACGTCGTCGACTACAAGGAGAAGACCTACGGGTACCTCTCCAAGGGCGCCTTCCCGTACCTGACGAAGGACGGCGAGCCCTTCGACGACGCCGACCACGCGGACGGCACACGGGACTTCCCGAAGACCGACGACGACTCCTTCCCGCGCACGCCCGTCGTGCCCGCCGCGAAGAAGAACGTCAAGGTGCCCTCGTGGCTCAACGACACGTCGATGTACCACAACCGCGGCGACTCGACCTTCGCCGGCGAGAACTCCACGTACGGCGACTTCTCCGGTCTCGACGACCTGTGGACCGAGCGTCCCGAGGTCGTCCGCGGCATGGAGCGGATCTACCAGCGGTGGGTCAGGGACTTCGACATCGACGGCTTCCGGATCGACACCGTCAAGCACGTCAACACGGAGTTCTGGACCCAGTGGGCCACGGCCCTCGACGCGTACGCGGCGAAGCAGGGCCGTGACGACTTCTTCATGTTCGGCGAGGTGTACTCGGCGGACACGTCGATCACCTCCCCGTACGTCACCGAGGGCCGCCTCGACTCGACGCTGGACTTCCCCTTCCAGGACGCGGCGCGCGCCTACGTCTCGCAGGGCGGCAGCGCGAAGCGGCTCGCCTCGGTCTTCGGGGACGACTACAAGTACACGACGGACAAGGCCAACGCGTACGAGCAGGTCACCTTCCTCGGCAACCACGACATGGGCCGCATCGGCACCTTCCTCAAGCAGGACGATCCGAAGGCCTCCGACGCGGAACTGGTGAAGAAGGACAGGCTCGCGAACGAGCTGATGTTCCTCGGCCGCGGCAACCCCGTCGTCTACTACGGCGACGAGCAGGGCTTCACCGGCGCGGGCGGCGACAAGGACGCCCGCCAGACCATGTTCGCCTCGAAGACCGCCGACTACCTGGACGACGACGAGCTCGGCACCGACCGCACGCACGCCGAGGACGCGTACGACACGAGTGCGCCGCTCTACCGGCGGATCAGTGCGCTCGCGAAGCTCCGCAAGGACAACCCGGCCCTCGCCGACGGCATCCAGACCGAGCGGTACGCGGCCGACGGCGCAGGCGTCTACGCCTTCTCCCGGACGGACGCGAAGAGCGGCATCGAGTACGTCGTCGCCGTGAACAACGCCGACCGGGCGAAGGAGGCGACCTTCGCGACCGGTTCCGCGGACATGACGTTCCGCGGGACCTACGGCACCGACGGCACCGACAAGTCCCTCAGGAGCGGCTCCGACAAGAAGGTCACCGTCACCGTCCCGGCCCGCTCCTCGGTCGTGTACAAAGCGGCGGGCAGGCCGGACGCGCCGGGGGACAGGCCGACCGTCACCCTGAAGGCTCCCGCCGAGGGCGCCACCGGCACCGTCGAGCTGACGGCCGACGTCGACGGCGGCCACCTGGCTCGCGTCGTCTTCGCCGCCCAGGTCGGCAACGGCAGGTGGAAGACGCTCGGCTCCGCCGACCACGCCCCGTACAAGGTCACCCAGGTCGTCGGGGACGACGTACCGGCCGGAACCGCCCTGCGCTACAAGGCCGTTGTGATCGACTCGGCCGGGCGTACCGCGAGTGGGACGGCCGCCTCCACCACCGGCACCCCGCCCGCCGAGGAGATCCCGACGGCCTCCTCGCGGGAGTACGCCGTCGTCCACTACAAGCGTGCGGACGGCGACTACACCGACTGGCGGCTGTACGCCTGGGGCGACATCGCCGACGGCGAGACGACCACCTGGCCGGACGGTCACGACTTCGTGGGCCGGGACGCCTACGGGGCCTTCGCCTACGTGAAACTGAAGCCGGGCGCGTCGAACGTGAGCTTCCTCGTCATCGACAAGGACGGCAACAAGGACGTCTCCGCCGACCGCACGATCGACGTCACCAGGACGGGCGAGGTCTGGGTCGAGCAGGGCAAGGAAGCGGTACGGACCGAGCGGCCGGACGCCGACTACCCCTCGCCGGACAAGTCGAAGGCCGTGCTCCACTACCACCGCGCCGACGGGAAGTACGACGGCTGGGGCCTGCACACCTGGGCCGGCGCCGCGAACCCCACGGACTGGTCGAAGCCGCTGCAGCCGGTGCGGACCGACGCGTACGGCGCCGTCTTCGAGGTGCCGCTCGCGGAAGGGGCCACCAGCCTCAGCTACATCCTGCACAAGGGCGACGAGAAGGACCTGCCCACCGACCAGTCGCTCGACCTCACGGCGAACGGTCACGAGGTGTGGCTGCTGAGCGGTCAGGAGAAGTACCTGCTCCCGCAGCCCGCCGGCAGCGCGGCCGCGCTCGACCTGACCACCTCCAAGGCGGTCTGGATCGACCGGAACACGGTCGCCTGGAACGGCGACGAGGCGGCCGCGTCCACCCAGTTGCTGTACTCGCGCATGGGGACCATCGAGGTCGAGGACGGGACCCTCACCAGCGACGACGAGCGCTGGCTGCGGCTCGGCCGGACGACGCTGACGGACGCGCAGAAGGCCAGGTTCCCGCACCTCAAGGCGTACACGGCCTGGTCCGTCGACCCGCGCGACCGCGACCGGGTGCGCGAGGCGCTGCACGGCCAGCTCGTTGCCTCCCAGCGGGCTGCCAATGGTGCCGTGTCGGCGGCGACCGGCGTGCAGATCGCGGGCGTGCTCGACGACCTGTACGGCAGTGCCACGAAGGCGGATCTCGGGCCGGCGTTCACGAAGGGCCGGCCGACGCTCTCCGTGTGGGCGCCCACCGCGCAGGACGTGAAGCTGGAGATCGGCGACAAGGGCGCGTCGGCGAGGACCGTGCCGATGAAGCGGGACGGTGCCACCGGCGTGTGGTCCGTCTCGGGCCCCGGCTCCTGGAAGAACAAGGCCTATCGGTACGTCGTGAAGGTGTGGGCACCCAGCGTCCGCGAGGTCGTCACCAACAAGGTCACCGACCCCTACTCGGTCGCCCTCACCGCGAACTCCACACGCAGTCTCGTCGTCGACCTCGACGACAGGGCCCTCGCCCCGGGCGGTTGGTCCGGCCTGAAGAAGCCGAAGGCCGTCCCGCTGAAGGACGCGCAGATCCAGGAGCTGCACATCCGGGACTTCTCCGTCGAGGACAAGACCGTCCCCGCGAAGGAGAAGGGAACCTATCTCGCCTTCACCGACAAGAACAGCGCGGGCTCCAGGCACCTCAAGAAGCTCGCCGCGTCCGGGACTTCGTACGTGCACCTGCTGCCCGCCTTCGACATCGCCACCATCCCGGAGCGCAAGGCGGACCAGGCGGCCACCGGCTGCGACCTCGCCTCCTACGCCGCCGACTCCGACCAGCAGCAGGAATGCGTGGCGAAGACCGCCGCGAAGGACGCCTACAACTGGGGATACGACCCGTACCACTACACGGTCCCGGAGGGCTCCTACGCCACCGACCCCGACGGGACGGACCGTACCGTCGAGTTCCGGAAGATGGTCAGGTCGCTGAACGAGGACGGCCTGCGGGTCGTCATGGACGTGGTCTACAACCACACCACCGCGAGCGGCCAGGCGGACACGAGCGTGCTCGACAAGGTGGTCCCCGGCTACTACCAGCGGCTCCTCGCCGACGGCGGCGTCGCCACCTCCACCTGCTGTGCCAACACGGCACCCGAGAACGCCATGATGGGCAAGCTGGTCGTCGACTCGATCGTCACCTGGGCCAAGGACTACAAGGTCGACGGCTTCCGCTTCGACCTCATGGGCCACCACCCGAAGGCCAACATCCTGGCCGTCAGGAAGGCCCTCGACGCGCTCACCCCCGCCAAGGACGGCGTCGACGGCAAGAAGATCGTCCTCTACGGCGAGGGCTGGAACTTCGGCGAGATCGCGGACGACGCCCGCTTCGTCCAGGCCACGCAGAAGAACATGGCCGGTACCGGCATCGCCACCTTCTCCGACCGGGCCCGTGACGCCGTGCGCGGCGGCGGCCCGTTCGACGAGGACCCGGGCGTCCAGGGCTTCGCGTCCGGCCTCTACACCGACCCCAACTCCTCGAAGGGCAACGGCACCCCGGCCGAGCAGAAGGCCCGTCTCCTGCACTACCAGGACCTGATCAAGGTGGGCCTGTCCGGCAACCTCGCGCACTACGGCTTCACCGACACCAGCGGCAAGAAGGTGAAGGGCTCCGAGGTCGACTACAACGGGGCCCCCGCCGGCTACGCGGACGCGCCGGGCGACGCCCTCGCGTACGTGGACGCGCACGACAACGAGTCACTGTTCGACGCACTCGCCTTCAAGCTGCCGAAGGACACCCCGGCCGCCGACCGGGCCCGGATGCAGGTCCTCGCGATGGCCACGGCCACCCTGTCGCAGGGCCCGGCACTCTCCCAGGCCGGCACCGACCTGCTGCGGTCCAAGTCCCTGGACCGCAACTCGTACGACAGCGGTGACTGGTTCAACGCCGTCCACTGGGACTGCCGGGACGGCAACGGATTCGGGCGCGGACTGCCGCCGGCCGCCGACAACGGGACCAAGTGGCCCTACGGCAAGCCCCTGTTGACGTCCGCGGGACTCAAGGTGGGCTGCCCGCAGATCGAGGGCGCCGCGGCCGCGTACCGGGATCTGCTGCGGATCCGTACGACCGAGGGCGACTTCGGGCTCGGCAGCGCGGAACAGGTGCAGTCGAAGCTGTCCTTCCCGCTGTCCGGTGCGGACGAGACGCCCGGCGTGATCACGATGGAACTCGGCGACCTCGTCGTCGTCTTCAACGCGACACCCGGAACACGGGAGCAGAGAGTGACGGATCTCAAGGGCACGGCATACGAACTGCACCCCGTACAGGCCGGGGGCGCGGACCCTGCCGTCAAGTCCGCCTCCTACGAGCCGGCATCGGGCACGTTCGCCGTTCCCGGACGGACCGTGGCCGTATTCTCCCGCACCTCCTGA
- a CDS encoding fused response regulator/phosphatase — MDVNGKRTDATVLLVDDVAAGRYAMAALLRRAGHQVVPVASGHEALVELDARLRRGTLPDVALVDVTLPDMSGFELCRRLKARPHMAGLPVVHFSASPVAPGDRCRGLDAGGEAFVTVPAEPEEIDAVVRAAVRAARLRADDQTLARRLTLLSETIVTIQAARSLQELADAAANGTARLTGGPAAVFFLGPDDVLYHGVSRDRTSLAPPDEGAHRTVAGLLRRLTRGQAGVRITTVAAPLWPAGFFRPGVQHDARLVLNLTQDGKASVCLATPTRGVRRVNPEEETLVARLAQATALAAEPLLMYQVERHVALTLQHSFLPQPHRLPELPGLDVAVRYVPASQETEIGGDFYAALRTRDGVLAAVGDVVGHSLEAATVMVEIRHALRAYCVDESDPAVLAERLDRMLQHYHPEVTATVCLALIDPATGRVLVANAGHIPPLIIGDGGADYAKAAGPLLGVGLPHPAPTELFLAAGDRLLMVTDGLIETRGTDLATSMDHLRAASAGALPGLDALCDTLLDCFGREREDDIALLALRLSSG; from the coding sequence ATGGACGTCAACGGCAAGCGGACAGACGCGACCGTGCTGCTCGTCGACGACGTGGCGGCCGGCCGGTATGCCATGGCCGCCCTGCTGCGCCGGGCCGGCCACCAGGTGGTCCCGGTCGCCTCCGGCCACGAGGCGCTCGTCGAACTCGACGCACGACTGCGCCGGGGAACGCTGCCCGACGTGGCCCTCGTCGACGTGACCCTGCCGGACATGAGCGGCTTTGAACTGTGCCGCAGGCTCAAGGCCCGGCCGCACATGGCAGGCCTGCCCGTCGTGCACTTCTCCGCCTCGCCCGTGGCCCCGGGCGACCGCTGCCGGGGACTGGACGCGGGCGGGGAGGCGTTCGTGACGGTGCCCGCGGAGCCCGAGGAGATCGACGCGGTCGTCCGGGCCGCGGTGCGCGCCGCACGGCTGCGGGCCGACGACCAGACGCTGGCACGGCGGCTGACGCTCCTGTCGGAGACCATCGTCACCATCCAGGCGGCCCGTTCCCTCCAGGAGCTCGCCGACGCCGCCGCCAACGGCACCGCACGGCTCACCGGCGGCCCCGCCGCCGTCTTCTTCCTCGGCCCGGACGACGTGCTGTACCACGGCGTCTCACGGGACCGCACCTCGCTCGCACCGCCGGACGAGGGCGCCCACCGGACCGTGGCCGGGCTGCTCCGGCGCCTCACCCGCGGGCAGGCCGGGGTGCGGATCACCACGGTGGCCGCCCCGCTGTGGCCCGCCGGTTTCTTCCGGCCCGGCGTGCAGCACGACGCCCGCCTGGTGCTGAACCTCACCCAGGACGGCAAGGCCTCGGTGTGCCTGGCCACGCCCACCCGTGGTGTGCGCAGGGTCAATCCGGAGGAGGAGACGTTGGTGGCCCGGCTCGCCCAGGCCACCGCCCTGGCCGCCGAACCACTGCTCATGTACCAGGTCGAACGGCATGTCGCCCTCACCCTCCAGCACAGCTTCCTGCCCCAGCCGCACCGGCTGCCGGAACTGCCGGGCCTCGACGTCGCGGTCCGCTACGTGCCCGCGTCGCAGGAGACCGAGATCGGCGGCGACTTCTACGCCGCGCTGCGCACCCGTGACGGCGTGCTCGCCGCGGTGGGCGACGTCGTCGGACACTCGCTGGAGGCGGCCACCGTCATGGTCGAGATCCGGCACGCGCTGCGCGCCTACTGCGTCGACGAGAGCGACCCGGCCGTGCTCGCCGAGCGCCTCGACAGGATGCTCCAGCACTACCATCCCGAAGTCACCGCCACCGTCTGCCTGGCCCTGATCGACCCCGCCACCGGGCGTGTGCTCGTCGCGAACGCAGGCCACATCCCGCCGCTGATCATCGGGGACGGCGGCGCCGACTACGCCAAGGCCGCCGGCCCGCTGCTCGGGGTGGGGCTGCCCCACCCGGCGCCGACCGAGCTGTTCCTCGCAGCGGGCGACCGGCTCCTCATGGTCACCGACGGCCTGATCGAGACTCGGGGTACGGACCTCGCGACCTCGATGGACCATCTCCGCGCGGCCTCCGCCGGAGCCCTGCCGGGGCTGGACGCACTCTGCGACACGCTCCTCGACTGTTTCGGCCGTGAGCGGGAGGACGACATCGCGCTTCTCGCGCTGAGGCTGTCGTCGGGCTGA
- a CDS encoding 5-carboxymethyl-2-hydroxymuconate Delta-isomerase, with product MPQITVDYSTSLADTFDRRGFAVALHAMVVDTAAAKSDACKTRFRPVEDVVVGSEVSGHALVHVTLALLAGRTVETKAALTERTLGLVRAHVKPAEGVALHASAEVRDLDASYEKFVD from the coding sequence ATGCCGCAGATCACCGTCGACTATTCCACGTCGCTCGCCGACACCTTCGACCGGCGGGGATTCGCCGTCGCGCTGCACGCCATGGTGGTGGACACGGCCGCCGCGAAGAGCGATGCCTGCAAGACGCGGTTCCGGCCGGTCGAGGACGTCGTCGTCGGCTCGGAGGTGTCGGGGCATGCGCTGGTGCACGTCACGCTGGCGCTGCTCGCCGGGCGCACGGTCGAGACCAAGGCCGCGCTGACCGAGCGGACGCTCGGGCTGGTGCGGGCCCATGTGAAGCCGGCGGAGGGGGTCGCGCTGCACGCCTCCGCCGAGGTGCGGGATCTGGACGCGTCGTACGAGAAGTTCGTGGACTGA
- a CDS encoding TetR/AcrR family transcriptional regulator, which translates to MTTGVRRRMGVEERRQQLIGVALDLFSRRSPEDVSIDEIASAAGISRPLVYHYFPGKLSLYEAALKRASDDLAERFIEPREGPLGARLLRVMRRFFDFVDEHGPGFAALMRGGPAVSAGGVPSMKTVTRTNALIDGVRQAAYVQILAHLRVDRPPARLELVIRSWISLAEATALIWLDGRRIPRGELEAQLVHDFAALAAVSAAYDPEMAAILRGVLAEEPPEGPFADLMGRLVSLAS; encoded by the coding sequence ATGACAACCGGGGTGCGTCGCAGGATGGGCGTCGAGGAGCGGCGACAGCAGTTGATCGGCGTCGCCCTCGACCTGTTCAGCCGACGCTCGCCGGAAGACGTCTCCATCGACGAGATAGCCTCCGCCGCGGGCATCTCACGACCGCTGGTCTACCACTACTTCCCCGGCAAACTCAGCCTGTACGAGGCGGCGTTGAAGCGCGCCTCGGACGATCTGGCGGAACGTTTCATCGAGCCCAGGGAAGGCCCGCTGGGCGCCCGGCTGCTGCGGGTCATGCGGCGTTTCTTCGACTTCGTGGACGAGCACGGTCCCGGTTTCGCGGCGCTGATGCGCGGCGGCCCGGCGGTCTCCGCGGGCGGGGTCCCCTCGATGAAGACGGTCACCCGCACGAACGCCCTCATCGACGGCGTTCGTCAGGCCGCGTACGTCCAGATCCTGGCCCATCTGCGCGTCGACCGGCCGCCGGCCCGTCTCGAACTGGTCATCCGGTCGTGGATATCACTGGCCGAGGCGACCGCCCTGATCTGGCTGGACGGCCGCCGCATCCCGCGCGGCGAGCTGGAGGCCCAACTGGTCCACGACTTCGCGGCCCTGGCCGCGGTGAGCGCCGCGTACGACCCGGAGATGGCAGCGATCCTGCGAGGCGTCCTGGCGGAAGAACCCCCCGAGGGCCCTTTCGCGGACCTGATGGGCCGCCTGGTCTCACTCGCGTCCTGA
- a CDS encoding tetratricopeptide repeat protein, with protein sequence MTAETAAADWEERVAAAWAGFDDHMQDRAADFRAVIDGLVAELPADSPVGPFEQACAWDSTGHSDKAVPLYREALARGLDGYRGRRAKIQLSSSLRNIGQAEEGVKLLTPELDGPSDELDDAVRATLALCLASLGREREGLSLALGALAPHLPRYQRSMANYARLLVAPEK encoded by the coding sequence ATGACGGCAGAGACCGCGGCAGCGGACTGGGAAGAGCGCGTGGCGGCCGCCTGGGCCGGCTTCGACGACCACATGCAGGACCGGGCGGCCGACTTCCGCGCGGTGATCGACGGGCTCGTCGCCGAACTGCCCGCCGACAGTCCGGTCGGCCCCTTCGAGCAGGCCTGCGCCTGGGACTCGACCGGCCACTCGGACAAGGCCGTGCCGCTGTACCGGGAGGCCCTGGCGCGCGGGCTCGACGGATACCGCGGGCGGCGCGCGAAGATCCAGCTTTCCAGTTCGCTGCGGAACATCGGACAGGCGGAGGAGGGCGTCAAGCTCCTCACACCCGAACTCGACGGCCCCTCCGACGAGTTGGACGACGCCGTGCGGGCCACGCTCGCGCTGTGCCTGGCGAGCCTGGGCCGCGAGCGCGAGGGACTCTCCCTCGCACTGGGCGCACTCGCCCCGCACCTGCCGCGCTACCAGCGCTCGATGGCGAACTACGCGCGTCTGCTCGTGGCGCCGGAGAAGTAG
- a CDS encoding DUF1996 domain-containing protein, with translation MGRTNRKRRSTLANRAIAASAALALGGGGLLAANIYASAGEGKNSTRNAQTNAASVATIKCPDVGQQLTDVPKGARAGVDKELAQLDQQVTEAYKRLADTRQAQAGDTGFVNNAILGPLKSKRVATIDRININIKRAGGKAPQGADQLAECQGMGADQINAGEGQGQNNGGQNGNGGQDQGNDGGQDQGDNGGQDQGGNGDQGGDGDQVINGPVAADFQDITQVQPNGGAKGVGGNGLPANGDGGSTGTFTTSCGTNGNDNHNSDNIIVAPGVDNGAQHTHDYVGNQDNNAFTSDQEFLQADTSCQNQGDKSSYYWPVLRLQDGTAEFDANDLGGGAEGNIGKILEASAAELKFVGNKAGDVVAMPQALRIITGDAKAFTNGLANANTNWSCTGFEDRQLTDKYPICPEGSSVVRTSFFQSCWDGQNIDSANHRTHVAFVQEDGTCANGFQAIPQLQARLVYDVPAPQIENGQVVNPFAVDGFPDQLHKAITDHNDFINFFDENTMNEVVDCINSGQDCQ, from the coding sequence ATGGGACGCACGAACCGTAAACGCCGCTCCACGCTCGCCAACCGGGCGATAGCCGCATCGGCGGCTCTCGCACTGGGTGGCGGCGGTCTGCTTGCGGCCAACATCTACGCTTCCGCGGGCGAGGGCAAGAACTCGACGCGGAACGCACAGACGAACGCCGCATCTGTGGCCACGATCAAATGCCCGGACGTCGGACAGCAACTGACCGATGTCCCCAAGGGTGCGCGCGCCGGTGTCGACAAGGAGCTGGCGCAGCTCGACCAACAGGTCACGGAGGCCTATAAGCGTCTTGCGGACACACGCCAGGCTCAGGCGGGGGATACCGGCTTCGTCAACAACGCCATCCTCGGCCCGCTGAAGTCCAAGCGGGTGGCCACGATCGACCGCATCAACATCAACATCAAGCGAGCCGGTGGCAAGGCTCCGCAGGGCGCCGACCAGCTCGCCGAGTGCCAGGGCATGGGGGCAGACCAGATCAACGCCGGTGAAGGCCAAGGCCAGAACAACGGCGGCCAGAACGGTAACGGCGGCCAGGACCAGGGCAATGACGGCGGCCAGGACCAGGGCGACAACGGCGGTCAGGACCAGGGGGGCAACGGCGACCAGGGTGGCGACGGCGACCAGGTCATCAACGGCCCGGTGGCAGCCGACTTCCAGGACATCACCCAGGTTCAGCCGAACGGCGGCGCCAAGGGTGTAGGTGGAAACGGGCTCCCGGCGAACGGTGACGGTGGTTCGACGGGTACCTTCACCACCAGCTGTGGCACCAACGGGAACGACAACCACAACTCGGACAACATCATCGTCGCTCCGGGTGTCGACAACGGTGCGCAGCACACGCACGACTACGTCGGCAACCAGGACAACAACGCCTTCACCAGCGACCAGGAGTTCCTCCAGGCCGACACCAGCTGCCAGAACCAGGGCGACAAGTCGTCGTACTACTGGCCGGTGCTGCGTCTGCAGGATGGTACGGCCGAGTTCGACGCGAACGACCTCGGTGGCGGTGCGGAAGGCAACATCGGCAAGATCCTCGAAGCCAGCGCGGCGGAGCTGAAGTTCGTCGGCAACAAGGCGGGCGATGTCGTCGCGATGCCGCAGGCCCTGCGCATCATCACCGGTGACGCCAAGGCCTTCACCAACGGCCTGGCCAACGCCAACACGAACTGGAGCTGCACCGGCTTCGAGGACCGGCAGCTGACGGACAAGTACCCGATCTGCCCCGAGGGCAGCTCGGTGGTGCGGACGTCCTTCTTCCAGAGCTGCTGGGACGGCCAGAACATCGACAGCGCCAACCACCGCACGCACGTGGCCTTCGTGCAGGAGGACGGCACCTGCGCCAACGGCTTCCAGGCCATCCCCCAGCTCCAGGCCCGTCTGGTCTACGACGTTCCGGCGCCGCAGATCGAGAACGGACAGGTCGTGAACCCGTTCGCGGTGGACGGCTTCCCGGACCAGCTGCACAAGGCGATCACCGACCACAACGACTTCATCAACTTCTTCGACGAGAACACGATGAACGAGGTCGTCGACTGCATCAACAGCGGCCAGGACTGCCAGTAG
- a CDS encoding LuxR C-terminal-related transcriptional regulator codes for MRVVLAEDLFLLRDGLVRMLEAFDFEIAAAVESGPELTRAFAELAPDVAVVDVRLPPSHTDEGLQCALAARRARPGLPVLVLSQHVEQLYARELLADGAGGIGYLLKDRVFDAEQFIDAVRRVAAGGTAMDPQVIQQLLSRRQADDRPLGRLTPRELEVLELMAQGRSNAAIAGQLVVTERAIAKHTSNIFAKLDLDVSDDDNRRVLAVLAYLDQGR; via the coding sequence TTGCGAGTTGTCCTAGCCGAAGACCTGTTCCTGCTGCGTGACGGCCTGGTGCGGATGCTGGAGGCGTTCGACTTCGAGATCGCCGCCGCCGTCGAGAGCGGACCCGAACTGACCCGGGCCTTCGCCGAGTTGGCACCGGACGTCGCCGTGGTCGACGTACGGCTGCCGCCCTCGCACACCGACGAGGGTCTGCAGTGCGCGCTCGCGGCCCGCCGGGCCAGACCCGGGCTGCCGGTGCTCGTGCTGTCGCAGCACGTCGAGCAGTTGTACGCGCGTGAGCTGCTCGCCGACGGGGCCGGCGGGATCGGATACCTGCTCAAGGACCGGGTGTTCGACGCCGAGCAGTTCATCGACGCGGTGCGCCGGGTGGCGGCGGGCGGTACGGCGATGGATCCGCAGGTCATCCAGCAGTTGTTGTCGCGGCGCCAGGCCGACGACCGGCCGCTGGGCCGGCTGACCCCGCGCGAGCTGGAGGTTTTGGAACTGATGGCGCAGGGCAGGTCGAATGCGGCGATCGCGGGCCAACTCGTGGTCACGGAGCGGGCGATCGCCAAGCACACGTCCAACATCTTCGCGAAGTTGGACCTGGACGTCTCGGACGATGACAACCGGCGCGTTCTGGCGGTTCTCGCCTATTTGGACCAGGGCCGCTGA